ATTTACTTACTTGTAGAAATTTTAGTCTCTTTTGGATCAATTTTACTATCGTCTAAAGTTATTTCACCGATCTCATCAGCTACGATAACTCCGCTTATGGGATTTACGATACTATCTACTCTGCCAATGATTTGGGCATTTATATCGCTTGAGTATTCAAAGGCACGAGTTGTGTTTATCAGTTTACAATTTTTTAGCGTTAAATTTTTAATATAGCAAAACCCCTGCAAACTCTCGATCATACAGTTGATAAACGTCAAATTTTTAGAGTTCCATCCGATATATTCACCACTTATAAAGCTATCTTCAATTATGACATTTTCGCTATTCCAAAAAGCATCTTTTGATAAAATTTTCGCATTTTTCACATGAACATTTTTAGATCCATCAAATGAGTAGTTTCCAAGCAGTTCAAAGCCGTCTATATCGATATCTGCCGAGCCCATCGCAAAGTAATCCCCTTTTGCTACAATATTTTTCATCTTTATATCACGACAGTTCCACATTGTTTCATCGGCTTTGAATATAGTTACATTTTGCAAATCCAATCCACTTGTTTGTCTAAAAATTTTAGGTGATTCGATCGTACAATTTTTCATTATCACACCATTTGCATACCAGATCCCAGCACGTGCCATCTCTAAAAACATACAACTCTCAAAACTCAAATTTTGTGAGTACCAACACGGGTATTTCCACTTAAAAAGGCTTTGAAAAATTTGTAAATTTTTACTATGTTTTAGTGGCGATTCTCCATCTTCAAAGGTGCATTCGACTATCCTTAGATCGCTTGCTTCAAACATTGCTCTTTCACCAACTAAGCTCTTTCTTACTATTTCTTTCATAAACTATCCTTTATTTTAAATCCGCCTATTTATACTTCATTAAATTTAATGTAAATATAGTAAGCATATCAAAACTCTCGCTACATCTTTTTAAAATTTTAAAAATATTCTAACAAATTTTACTATCCAAACGATAGAACGATTCTGCACGATTCTTGCCTAATTCTGCAAAATTTACTATTTTTTGTTAAAATTATAGTATTTTACTATATTAAGGAGACACGATGGATACGCGTTTAGAACAAACTAGATTTGACCTAGTAAATTTCATCAATTCAAATTTTAAAAAAGAGGGCAATATAGAGACACAGATAAAACAGTTGACATTTTTTACCT
This window of the Campylobacter anatolicus genome carries:
- a CDS encoding DUF3737 family protein, producing MKEIVRKSLVGERAMFEASDLRIVECTFEDGESPLKHSKNLQIFQSLFKWKYPCWYSQNLSFESCMFLEMARAGIWYANGVIMKNCTIESPKIFRQTSGLDLQNVTIFKADETMWNCRDIKMKNIVAKGDYFAMGSADIDIDGFELLGNYSFDGSKNVHVKNAKILSKDAFWNSENVIIEDSFISGEYIGWNSKNLTFINCMIESLQGFCYIKNLTLKNCKLINTTRAFEYSSDINAQIIGRVDSIVNPISGVIVADEIGEITLDDSKIDPKETKISTSK